From the Choloepus didactylus isolate mChoDid1 chromosome 20, mChoDid1.pri, whole genome shotgun sequence genome, one window contains:
- the LOC119516773 gene encoding sperm-associated antigen 11-like isoform X2, giving the protein MKLFLPPFASLLLVGLLFPGLSRAKYVNYESTEVPRESREESPRQRTKESYLVHHQVKRGSHPLKRNYLPPRTPPYEDLEPDFKIINCKKSEGFCQEYCNFMESQVGYCSKKKDACCVHMN; this is encoded by the exons ATGAAGCTCTTTCTCCCTCCATTTGCCAGCCTTCTCCTTGTGGGCCTTTTGTTTCCAG GATTGTCCAGAGCCAAATATGTCAACTATGAAAGCACCGAGGTTCCCAGAGAATCCAGGGAAGAATCTCCCAGACAAAGGACAAAAGAGTCTTACCTGGTTCACCACCAAGTAAAACGCGGTTCACACCCACTAAAGAGAAACTATTTACCACCACGCACTCCCCCTTATGAAG ACCTTGAACCAGATTTCAAAATTATCAACTGCAAGAAAAGTGAAGGCTTCTGTCAAGAATATTGTAATTTTATGGAATCACAAGTGGGCTACTGTTCTAAAAAGAAAGATGCCTGCTGTGTACATATGAACTGA
- the LOC119516773 gene encoding uncharacterized protein LOC119516773 isoform X1 codes for MGYHLGRKKEDVPMLKSHPCVFAFSRLSRAKYVNYESTEVPRESREESPRQRTKESYLVHHQVKRGSHPLKRNYLPPRTPPYEDLEPDFKIINCKKSEGFCQEYCNFMESQVGYCSKKKDACCVHMN; via the exons ATGGGATACCacttgggaaggaagaaagaagatgtGCCAATGCTGAAATCTCACCCCTGTGTTTTTGCATTTTCCA GATTGTCCAGAGCCAAATATGTCAACTATGAAAGCACCGAGGTTCCCAGAGAATCCAGGGAAGAATCTCCCAGACAAAGGACAAAAGAGTCTTACCTGGTTCACCACCAAGTAAAACGCGGTTCACACCCACTAAAGAGAAACTATTTACCACCACGCACTCCCCCTTATGAAG ACCTTGAACCAGATTTCAAAATTATCAACTGCAAGAAAAGTGAAGGCTTCTGTCAAGAATATTGTAATTTTATGGAATCACAAGTGGGCTACTGTTCTAAAAAGAAAGATGCCTGCTGTGTACATATGAACTGA